Genomic window (Arachis hypogaea cultivar Tifrunner chromosome 13, arahy.Tifrunner.gnm2.J5K5, whole genome shotgun sequence):
TTTGCACCTTGGAGACATCTTTGTCTAATCTTCTGACAGTGTTGGAAAGCAAAGCATTCTCCTTCACCAAGTAGCCCATTTGTCTAAAGCCCAATTTGTGTACTTGATGTTCCAAGATTCAAAATGCACAAAAATGAATAcacatctaaatatttttttaaaaaaaaatagcttCAATTTTCTCATTAAATTCCAAACCAAAAAGAACAAAATGGGTATGAGCATACATACAGTTCTAGTAAAAGAATATTGTAGTAATTGTGTTTGATTGTGTAACTACTAAATCTTATACATCTACAAATCAATGCTTTCAATGGCATCATATAAAGCCTCGAATCTTTCAATAGTCTATTTACAAATTGTATTTATACCATTTCTGAAACATTCTTTTGCCAAAAATAATTTCTCAAAGAAAAAGAATACTACCGAGGGTCTATTCTTCTTCCACTTTGGAGCTGCAGTTGAAGAACCAGCTGAACTCAGCATAGCTATTAAAATGTTTCCTTTTTCTTtactttgaaaaataaagaaaaaatatttaataacaggTAACAGCAAAACACAATTTCTTGGAACTCTGCTCTGTGCTTTGTTCACTGCTATGAACACCAAAACATGAAGTTTAATAAGAATACATGATTATAAACACTGTTAAGAAACGTAaagacttaaaaaaataaaataaaaaattaccatGATTTTAGCAAGATGTACTGATGTAGGACTCTGTTTTCAATTAACTGCTCCTTGAGGCCAACAATGAAAGCTATCAGTTCAGGGAAAATTAAGGCTACAGTTGgtgagaggaagtggaagagtgGACATTGTTGATGAGCTCTTTATCACCTTGAGTGCCAGTGCTGATGACGAACTTTGCGTGTTTTTCGGCTAGCTTCTGCTCCTTCCATAGCTGATCAGTGGAGGCAAAGAAAGGCTTCATCTGTGCCCCAGAGGCTTGAAACACAATTTTCAGTTGGTGAGATGAAGATAAAATGAAGAGGACGAtcggaaaagagagaaaaaggaaatagAGTGTCCAAATAATAGAGTGATTCTGACTTCTGTGGGTGAAGGAGAGAGAGACCCAGAAATAGATAGAAAAAGAGTTAATAGTCAATTTCGTCCTCGAAAAGTGAGCTCGATCTCCATTTTCGTCTCCAaaagtcaaaattaataaaaaatgtcCTCGAAAGATATCTGTGTTGATCACATTCGTCATTCTGTCTTCTCGGTTGATGAGATGGCAAACGGCCACTTACGTGGCCCGTTAACTGCCAAGTTGGCCAACGCCAGGCTGTAGGATGTTGTTGCTGACAAGATAAGTTTTGTTTAatcaatcaaattagtccttcgaGTTTATAAACCCTAATCCCAATTCGAACGATAAATACATCGAGGTGATTACTTTCGATGGCAGTAGAGGTAAGTGGGAGGCGTAATCCTTGGCTGGTTGCGTGGATGGAGAGAGGAGATGGTGGTTGTGGTGGCGGTTTGTCACATGCATCGCACGACAGTCATGAATCCAGTGTTTCGATGCGAAGGAGGAAGGTGAATACTCATGATGGATCATGTTTCTGTGGGCTGAAGACTGTGATTAAGAAATCTGGGACAGCAGAGAATCCGAATAGATTGTTCCATGCATGTCCAAGGTACAGGGTGAGTGATGGTAAAGGAAGTTAAAGCTTTTTCATGTTCTTATATGCTGTTGGGTGTtctctgattttttttgtttactccCATCTGAAATTGCAGAAGGGCAGTCACTGCAATTATTTTAAGTGGGTTGATGATGATAAATTTGAAGCAGTGGATGTGTGTGGTACAAAGAAAGATGCAGGAGCTGATATGGAGGTTGAaggtgagaatgatgaatggagggTGAAAGTGGCATGGAAGTTGGGCACTTTGGAAGCTGAAGTTAGAGCTTTGAAACCGCTAATGATTTTGCTGTTTATAGTAGTTGTGATACTTTGTTGTTTCTTATGTACTTCTAAATGAATCCAGTTATCCTGTATGAACATGTAATGATGTATTGAAATTGTTGATTTGAATGGGAGTAGTTATTTGAAGTTGGAAGCAATTCCCTGTCAAATGtggataattttataaaatttggcaATTAATTTTGTGTTTGCATGAATTATGTTGAGgcataaacaaaatgaaaatagTAAGTAATGTTAATCTTAATAGTAAGTTGTCATTGACGGCTAATTGTGACATTGTCTTAATAGAGAAATAGCAGAACAAAGTCATATGGTTCTTAACTGACAAATATATTGTCCAGTGACTAAATTACCACACACAAAAGCAACAATCAGAATGTTGTTTCATACACAAAATGAGTCAACAACTACACATTCCTAACAAATCAAACTTTTTCATCAGTCTTCCTTGGAGCCTTGAAGCCTGAAGTAGGCACAAAGGTCATGAATTTTTCCAGCCGCTTAGCAGTTCCAGAACTTGCCCTCTTAATGGTCTCAGCAGAAATAGCCACAGATCCAGAACTTGTCCCCTTAATGGTCATGAATCTTGTTACTCTGTATGCATTGGTATTTTCTTTCTTGTTATCACTATCTAGGTTCTTGGCTGGTTGAGAGGATGTTTTGGAATGATGTGGGGCTGTCTTCCCCTGATTGTTGGTTTTGGTTTGTTGAGGGTGGAGTTTTGTTGACTGCAAGGGAGTCTTTATGGACTGAGAGGTGGTCTTTGAGGCCTGATGTGTTGGTTTGGTGGGCTGAGAATAAGGTTTCTTGGGCTTACTGGGCTGTGAGGCTGGCTTTGTGGGCTGAGAATTGGGCTTACTGGGCTAAGCTTTGGGCCTACTGGGCTGTGAGACTGCCTTAGTGGGCTCAGAGATTGGTTTCTTCGGCTGAGGGTGGTTCACTATGGGAGTTTTCACAGGTTGGGAGTGGTGCATCTTGGCCTGGGAACtgaacttcttcttcttactaGTTCCTGCTTCCAGAAGAGCTACACCTTCCCCTATATTATCCACTACACAGGGCTGTGAGATGCAGTCCTCAAAGTATAGGTTGATCAAATGGTGGTTCCTCCTACAATCCTTGCACATTGCAATCAAGTCAGCATCTGTCACCAACTTCTTCAACCCAGATGGAATCGGAACTCCAGGAACTTTCCACCAACAATTGCCAGCCTCAATGTATCCCAACTCCTTATAGTAACCCCTTACAAAAAAACACATCAAGTGTGTCTCCCTCAACACCCATTAATACCTCTGTATTATCAGGTTCATAAACCATGTCTCCATCCTCACCCGTCCTAAACAACCCACCATGGTGAAAAACAAAGGTCATGGGAGGACCCTCCATCTACAATGACAAACACGAAAACATCATAAACAAACATGACCAGCAACAACTGCTCTGTATCAATCACCACCTACTACACCCAGTTGGTACCAATCAACctttaacccaaaaaaaaaaaaaacatacaacaGAACCATCACTAAATTCAAACATTACTGACTACTATCACAGAGCCATACAAAGTAACACAACCTCACACACGAAAATGCTAAAACAACACTAATAAACCCTAAATCAGACGAACATTAACACCACCACAGTAACAATACACACATCACAGAATAACAAAAGAAATCATATTATGAGTTCAATCCTTACCTCTCAACGTCTCAATGCCTTCTTTTACTAGCAATGCTGCTCCAGTATAACATCTACTCTGCATTCAACGGCCAAAGTCTTTCCACTGTAATCGTCGAGGAGCACTAACGATCCTTGTCGGGGTGGTGCAGAGCTTCGGTCAAACGCTTAGGGCATACCTTGTGGGAGACGACACATTTTGGAGTGAAAGACACAACGATGGTTGATATGAGACAGGGGTAAGGCATCGCAACGTTTCAAAACCTCTTCAGAAGACAATACGGCGACGTTTCAACGCTACTGGCTCACTCAACCAAAACGACGTCGTCCTACTTCACTGCCAAGTTGGCAGTTAACGGGCCACGTAAGCGGCCGTTTGCCATCTCATCAACCGAGAAGACGGAAGGACGAACGTGATCAACACAGGTATCTTTCGAGgaccttttttattaattttggctTTCGGGGACGAAAATGGAGATCGGGCACATTTTCGAAGACGAAATTGACTATTAATTCGATAGAAAAAAAaggattgaaatttgaaatttttttgaagaatTGCGCCCAAAATTTGATCCCGCTCAAATTATTGCAGTACGCTCCATTACCCTTCCATCGTTTTGGGATTGATGATGCTCTAACATGCGTTAAACACAACAGATAAGAAGGTACCTTAGAATTTGGGGAAAAATTGCtgcttcttttcctcttctccaTTAGGAACAATGAGTTCTCAATCCATTGTTAACCCCAATCATCCAATCAAAAGTTAACATTTCCGTTTTTTTCTGCTAGATAGTGGTTTTGGGATTGCTGCGAGAATGACTCTCTTCAACCCGCTGGGTAAAGATCTCCTCCAATAACCTTCCAGCAGCTGAAAATTTTTTACCGAGGAGCAAAACACAAATTGAAATACAATTGTCTTCCccattttagttttagaaaaaaaaagtaggaaCAGTGAAATTTTGGCCAACTGTCGATAGATTGGGTAGTAGCTTACTGTTGGGACTACCCaactttataataataaatagatatataaaatatatattaattattaacgaAATACTAATGTTCTGAAAACTTTCTATACAGTATACATTATACCTACCCTTCTACTTCTACCCTGTTTTTTTTACCCGTAACTTGCATTACATGATACATATTTTTTAACTTCTATCCTATATATAAATACAAACCTAACCTATTGTGTTGCAACACAGAACTCTTCATAAATTCTATCATTCGAAAACTGTCTTTTCTTCCTTATAAATTTCTCATAAACTTCTCATCAATTTTTTGACTCCACAACTTGTGTAAAAACATATAAATTAGTCCATGGAGGGACAATACGAGAATAATAACCGTAACCTCACGTATCCCGTCAAAATAAGTTAGGGTCAGTGATTAAAAAAGTGAAAAAGCAAATATATTTGGCACGACCTTTAATTATGGTGAATTTCCTTAATTTCACCATTGAACTTATTTCAATAATGTTCGTTGGTCAGATAAGCGTGCAATCAATAACGTGAGACGGTTTCAATTCTCTCTACATTAATCTCTTAACACTCTCCAGCGTTTCCATCGCCACTTCCTTTACTTCTATCACTGGCATCGGTTTAGTTCCTTTTACATTAATCTCTTAACACTCTTTTTACGGTTTCACCAATAGAatttttctcctcttcttttcgtttataatttgaatttgattcctcttgttaaaaaatatttcaacACCAATCAGAGATGGTTACACCCTTCCATGGCATGGAAGCAATTACTTCATTGCCAACTGTTCCTTTTGAATCAACTAACTTTGTGTTCAACTCCTTGTTGGTTTCATATAATGACAGGTGGAAATTGCAAGTGGGTTGAATACCTTGTGTGGCCAATCATATGGAGCAGGACAGCATCACATGTAGGCATACACCAGCCATGCTTGTTCTTACCATCCTTTGCGTACCCATCTCTATTGTTTGGGCAAACACAACATCCATTTTGATTTTATTTGGCCAAGATCACGAAATCTCCACAGAAGCAGGAAGATATGTTCAGTCATTCCATACCTTTTGCTTCTAGTGTTCTCCAGTGGCAGACTAGATTTCTACCGACACAGAACATTGGAGTTCCAACGATGCTCATCTCTGGAGTAGCTACTGCACTGCATGCTGCTTTACTTTGGGCGTTAGTGTTAAAAGATGGCTTCGGGAGTACGAGCTGCCTTATCAAATTGTATTGTATATTGTATTGGGTGAATGTTATACATAAAGTTTCTATTAGATGTTCACAAACTTGACTGGATTTTCATTCGAGgcatttcataacattcttcttttttgaaaCTTGCTATTCTTTCTTCTGTGATGGTTTGGTAGGTTTCTATTAACTGTTGCTTTCCTCACAGTTACACTGTTTGGTAAGTTTGAGACACCAAATTGGGTTGTATTTTAAGTTCGACTATACTTATATTTTAGGCAACCAAAAGCGAATAATAAAGGAGACAATGAGGACAAGTAGAATAAGAATATGCAGTAGGTTCATAGAAGGGACAAAGACTCCTTCCAAGCAATGCCTCCAGAGAAAATTACATCATGGGATGAACCAAGCAAAAACATCCAATTAGTTCGGTTAAATAACTCTAAAGTTATTATCATTTGCCGCTATTATACATCATTCCGATAGTAAACATCTGAACCAACTTCAATTTAATTTCACAAGGCACACAATAAATTGTTTGTTATTGCAAGATGTAATCTGGACTCCACTGAACATTGTTTTCCCTCAAGTACAAATGTTTTGTGCCACATGATGacttctttgttcatcatttatTCTGTACACTACTTGAAAAACAATGGATAAAtataacaacaaaacaaaaaagacTCATCCGTGAACAGGTACTTATATTACTGGTGCAATAGCTCAAGGGCTTTCTGCAATGTAGGCCTAAACCTATTGAGTTCTAGCATCACATTCTGTTGTTCCAAATACACAGACTTGAATCTTTCCCATCCAAGTTTCCCAATGGATGGGGGGTGCTTTATGATCATGTGATCTTGTGGATATTGCTGAATAAGAGTGCTTTCTTCTACACTTATCTTGTAATCCAAGTACTTTAGTCCCATATTCTTTGAGGGCAATTCAAAGTCATATTTGGCAAGCCATTCGAAACCACCATGAGGAACTACTTGTATCAAAACTGCATTCTCAGGAAGGAAAACAATGTTAGTGAGGCCAGCTCCATGAACTCCCAACAGCACATCACAAGAATTCACCACATTTGCAAAGTTTGACATGCTTCCACCAGCTTCCATTACAATCGCCTCGAATCCCATGCTTCTAGCCATATTTGCTATTTCAGCTGTGTTAGTGAAtgatcttgttcttcttcttgaaagAATCAAAAGCCTTGGCTGCTGCTTCTTATTCTTATTATTCTCATCTTCACCCTCCTCTCTCAATTTGATTGCATGAACTCTCTTCAGTGAATAAGAGTCTCTCAGAAAACTCCTGAAGTCTTTGATGGAATAGGAGTACTTTTGAGGGTCAATGCTTAGTTCTTTCGGATACCTTTTGAGACCAACATTCACACCTGGGAAGCAGTGAACTTTGTCATCTTTGTCAATGTTCAAGACCTCATAATTGGACAGCTTACTGAGAATTGCTTGGTACTTAGAAATCCACCAAGGACGCATTTCGGACACGACAAATTTAACTTGTCCATTGAATTGTCTAGAAGTCAGAAACAGTGGGATGATGATGTCTGTGAATTCATGGAAGTGGTTGCCAATATAGCCTGAAGTAGAGAATATCACAGCTGGAATGCTGTGATGTTGTGTGCACTGTGGGAATTTCATGCCATCTTTCACTGCCTTTATTGACCATTCTCTTACACGCCTCATTGCTTCTGCATCGTCCTTTCGCGCATAAGGCCTTATGGTCCACGAGGAGTTTTCTGGCAAGATTGTTGTTTCAGGTGTCACAATGTAAACAGAGGAGGATTTTCCATGGACTCTGATATCTCCCTGTACTTGGCAAAAATTTGTCCTTTCTTCTGAAAAGCATCCTTGTTCCATTTTCTTTGTTTCTGTCTCTTCAACTGTAATTGAAGAAGTTTCTGTCAAAATTATTGGCCTCGTCACCAttattcaagttttcaaaatcatttGCCTCATCACAATCAAATTATAAATGGACCTGAATCAATGTCTTACCTCTGGCTATTTGTGGAAAGCTGCTAGTTTCATTCAGCATCAGCATTTTGGTGTCAATGCTGACATAGAGCTTCAGCTTCACTGTAGAGAAACAGAAACAAGAAGTAAGAACTAAGAAATGAACATGAGTAATCCACCATGCATGTATGTTTATTAAGAGCTAAGAGTTGAGGACTCACAATCATGAATAGAACCTATGTAAGGCTTAAAGACTCTGCAAAGACTCAAAACTATTATTAAGCATCCCACAAATGCTCCATATCCCAATTTTTTCTGCTCATAACGGCTAAAGCTCTTGGCAAATATTGAATTGTACatcattttggaatttggatggatATGATCAGATAATACCAATCAATCTTATGCAGCTCTGAGCACTGAGGAGACTAACTAAAATGCTGTCTCACATTAACAAATTGAAGCCATTTATGCTTAGTGGATCACCATTCACAACTAGTATGTTGGCCTCCACATACTTTCTTGAACCAGGAGGATCCTCTATATACTAATATAGTATTCCCTAGGAATGAATATGATTATTTGGTTGACTGTTTAGACATGGAATCCCTTACAATCATTACTATTAGTTAGCTTGTAttctttatttctatttcttttttcatGTATCAACCAGCTTGAACTGCCTGCAGGGCCCACTTTGAAAAATATTAACCAACTACagcttctttaaaattttttgattttttcataTCATCAATTATTGCAATCACCCTGAGTTAGTACCACTACTAGCTAGCACTACACTTCCATAGTTGGTGTCACAAAGTTATTTTTACTTATAGAATCAACCTCTGCATGAAGAAAGGCACTTCAGTTAACGTAAGAAACAAAAAACCAAGGACACACACAAAATGATTAAAGTGTAGCATGGACGGATGGACCAATTTATAATTAGAATAGTATATTGAATATAACCTAATAGATGAACGTGGCATCATATATAAGAAGCGTTTACAAAAGTTAAATTAGATTGTCGGCAGGAATTGAATTGAAGCtggttttaattaataaattaacgtTAATTGTAGAAAGAGAATACATTCAAATGAAACAAGGCGTTTGGTAGCAGAGAGTAAGACATGTTAACAAGCTTAGTATTTTTCTAATTGTTTTTGTACAGTAGGGTGGGGTGCATGATGAAGCAGAAGTAGTAGGGGCTTTCCAATGGTACCATATGTTTGATTTCTTGTAGAGGAATGCGTGTGcctcataaaataattaattagtatttttttattttccaagtTAGGTAGAATTGTTAATTTGGATTTGGTTATCTCGGAGTGCAACCACCCTAGTCCTTAGCAGGTTGAGACACACGGAGGGATGCACGTATAGGAACTCAACATATTTAGAAGCAAGGTAtcgaataatccaaacacaaaacactcaactaaCAAATCATTGACCTTTATATTTTGTTACATCGCATGCCAATTTTGATCTTTATAGTTATAGATTATAAGTCAGCGTTAGGTAGTAAATTGTGGGAGTAGGagcatacataatatatatatatatatatatataactacaaTGTGCCCTCACAGTGCGAATGTCCGATCAACAATGTTTCTGAGTTTTTTCGTTTTAATTCCACTCGTGGTTTTAAACGtaaattggttcgaattactatgtTTTCTTTTAATCAATTTTTGTTAGGACAGGGATCGCCGGATGGAAAAAACATATTAGTTCTCCCTAAACTTAAATTTAAAGCTATTTCAAAGTCACTGCATCATCTCTTATATGATTGGTCTAATTGGTTGACTAAGTTATAAATAAAATAGTTATATAAAgttctattttttaataataaataattttttaattatattttttaattatttttgtattttaataatttattaattagtttgtattatatttttaagtatgtttttaaaaatattaataaatcaaataattatgATAAATAGAAAGAAGGACAATTTATAAATGGAAGATGAAGTTACTCAAATATAacattttagaaaaccaaacgcAATCGCAACATTCCTAACTATATGTAAACTGTGACACTCTAACGCGGATTCAACTTACATGTAAACCGTTAGATTCTGTCGTGGTTTACGTTCAAATCGTGTAAACACATAAACCGCTACATCCTCTAGCAGTTTATGAAGAGGTACGCAGTGAGAGTATTCCACGAGACTTTGTCGCGAATTATGAAGGATGTGGATCACTATAAAAATCGCGTGAGGTTATAGCGGATTTTATTTCATAAGGTTTGAAAGTGAGATAGAGAGAGAAAGTACAGAGGAGTTAGAGAGAAAAGATTAGGTTTAGGGTGAGTTTATTGGAGAAGTATTATTAAGCGGAACCATGAAAGATGAAAGGCGCTTGTACCAGCTCAACAGCGTTACTCACGTAGCCGGAATCATCAATGAAGAAGTaagtttttttattctctttctattagataatatccatatttttttgtgactatccgtatattttatttaatcttaAGGAAGTTATTTATTAATTAGGAAAATAGAACCTTGGTTTATTTtgagtttgaaaattaaaatttaaaatttaaatttaaatgtagagaatttgaagttaaatatttaaaaactaagattgaaatttgaaatgtAGGATTTATGGCTTGATGTTAGTTTTTGCAATAGTTATcaactttttgaaaatttgaagcttAAATTTTTGGAGGTACAAAGCTTActaatagaaatttaaaatttacattttGACTAAATCTTGTGAGGGCTTAAATTAATCAGGTGTTCTTTATTTTTGTCACAATATGCAGTCAACTCGGTGTATTTATAGCGTTTGCAGGCAACAGAATATGCTGTTACATGATAGGATCATATCTTATTTGGAGAGGGTTGGGTTGTACCACCTGTCTAGGCTGAACGCGCATTGGTTCTGATTGGATGAGCCTCTGGTCAGCGCATTTATTGAGAGGTGGCGGCTTAAGATTCACACTTTCCATGCCGTTCGAAAAGTGCACTATCACGCTCCAAAATGTGGCATATCAACTGGGACTGCCCGTGGATGGACAACCTATTTTTGGGTGCCTGACTGACTTCCACTTGCATATCAAGGGGTCAGGCCGGCGTGGGAGTAGTTCCAGGAGTTATTTGGTGAGCTTCCGCCATCGGATAAGGTGAAGCAGTCCACGGTCCACTTCACatggttccatgagaggtttAAGGTGTTACCGGCTGATGCTTCTGAGGAGACTGTGCGCATATATGCACGTGCATATATTATGATACTTTTGTTGACACAGTTGTTCATGGACAAGAGTGGGAATTGAGTCCACCTTTGGTGGTTGCCATTTGTGGCGAGACTGGACAATATTGCCATTCTCAGATTCCTGACTACCAGCTGCCGATCGACCTTAATGAGCGCGCAGGCACCCCATACGACACTTGGTTTGGTATGAGGGAACGTCGTCATCTGCATTTGAAGTGGGTCCACAGGATGCTCTACCCAAAAATCAGCGAGCGACTAGAGTTAGGTGTCTCACTCGATGTGGCACAGGCTTGCACCTACTTGGTCCATTTGGGGACGATCATCATGATGATGGTGACCAGCAGTAGCAACCTTTGTATTGCTTCCGACCGTTATATTTGTATGACTTATGACTTATTTATTTTGTGTTAGTGTTAATaccttatgattattatatttgtatgactTCATACATTTTGCATCATGGGTTGTTACTATTATACTAGTATTCATGAATTTGTTCCAAAGTACCAAG
Coding sequences:
- the LOC112792071 gene encoding alpha-1,3-arabinosyltransferase XAT3 isoform X1; its protein translation is MMYNSIFAKSFSRYEQKKLGYGAFVGCLIIVLSLCRVFKPYIGSIHDLKLKLYVSIDTKMLMLNETSSFPQIARETSSITVEETETKKMEQGCFSEERTNFCQVQGDIRVHGKSSSVYIVTPETTILPENSSWTIRPYARKDDAEAMRRVREWSIKAVKDGMKFPQCTQHHSIPAVIFSTSGYIGNHFHEFTDIIIPLFLTSRQFNGQVKFVVSEMRPWWISKYQAILSKLSNYEVLNIDKDDKVHCFPGVNVGLKRYPKELSIDPQKYSYSIKDFRSFLRDSYSLKRVHAIKLREEGEDENNKNKKQQPRLLILSRRRTRSFTNTAEIANMARSMGFEAIVMEAGGSMSNFANVVNSCDVLLGVHGAGLTNIVFLPENAVLIQVVPHGGFEWLAKYDFELPSKNMGLKYLDYKISVEESTLIQQYPQDHMIIKHPPSIGKLGWERFKSVYLEQQNVMLELNRFRPTLQKALELLHQ
- the LOC112792071 gene encoding alpha-1,3-arabinosyltransferase XAT3 isoform X2, producing the protein MMYNSIFAKSFSRYEQKKLGYGAFVGCLIIVLSLCRVFKPYIGSIHDLKLKLYVSIDTKMLMLNETSSFPQIARVEETETKKMEQGCFSEERTNFCQVQGDIRVHGKSSSVYIVTPETTILPENSSWTIRPYARKDDAEAMRRVREWSIKAVKDGMKFPQCTQHHSIPAVIFSTSGYIGNHFHEFTDIIIPLFLTSRQFNGQVKFVVSEMRPWWISKYQAILSKLSNYEVLNIDKDDKVHCFPGVNVGLKRYPKELSIDPQKYSYSIKDFRSFLRDSYSLKRVHAIKLREEGEDENNKNKKQQPRLLILSRRRTRSFTNTAEIANMARSMGFEAIVMEAGGSMSNFANVVNSCDVLLGVHGAGLTNIVFLPENAVLIQVVPHGGFEWLAKYDFELPSKNMGLKYLDYKISVEESTLIQQYPQDHMIIKHPPSIGKLGWERFKSVYLEQQNVMLELNRFRPTLQKALELLHQ